The genomic interval TCGGCGAACTCCGCGCTACCGGATATCACACCACGGGAAGCTATCTGCCCGTTCCGAACCCCCGCTACTCCATGGAGTACCGCCCGCTTCCCGACGACCGGGAGCAGAAGTTTCAGGACTTCCTCCAGTACGCCTTCGAGCCCGAGTCGGGACCCCGGGACGACCACGACTGGGAGATGGCCGAACAGCCCGGCGACCCCCGGGGACTTCCTCACAGCGCTGTGGCCGTTCGAGTACCCCTTCTACGAGCGACAGGGCTGGGGTCTCACCTGCAAGTGGGTCGAGTACGACTGCCCACCGGAGGCGCTGTCGTTCGCCCGCGAGGCCCGCCTGAACCTCCTGCGATTTCTCGCCGACCACGACTCGCAGGTCGAGGCGGTCACCCTCCGCGGCCCGCCGGACACCCGACTCCTCGACGAGGTCGAGGACCCCGCCATGGTGACCTGCGAGGTGAAGCCCGGGCCGATGGTCCGACTCGTGGACGTTCCGGCCGCCGTGACCGCGCTCGACTATCCCGACCGGACGAACGCCGCGTCGGCGGCGTTCGTCCTCTCGGTCTCGGACCCCCTCGCGGAGTGGAACGACCGGACCTTCCGCATCGCGGTCGCCGACGGACGCGCGACCTGCGAACCCACCGACGCCGACCCGGACGCGGAAGTCGGGGTTTCGACGCTCTCGCAACTGTTCGTGGGCTACCACTCGGTCGCCGACGCCGAGACGCTGGGCGACCTCGAACTCCGGGACTCGACTGCCCGCGAGACCCTCGAAGCGATGTTCCCCCCGACGGATGTCTTCCTCCGCGAGGGATTCTGAGGCCGGGGTTCGCAGCGCGGTGGCCGACCGGCCATTCGCCGCGAATCGCCCGGCGAATCATCCAGCGTGGAATCGCCCGGCGAATCATCCGCCACGGGCGGGACTGAAAGGGGCCGCCCGCTCGCGCACCGTTTAGTCGCCTGCGCGACCCCTATCTGGGCCGGGCGGTGCTGAGAGGCCCAGATATGTCGCGTCAGCGACCGCGAGCGGGCGGGGGCTTTCTGACGGTTCACGGTGCAGGTGACTCCGGTCCGTAGCGAGCGGGCGGGGGCTTTCGAGGCGTTCTTGGTTACGGCACCTACGTTTCGGACGACGACCGAGAAATCACACGAACTCGTTCCTGGGCGGCCAAACTCTTTACCGCTCGACACGAAACCCCACACATGGACGACCGCGACGAGAGCGACCGCGGAGACGCCGACGACCGACGCGACTCGGACGACCGACGCGACCCCGAGGACCTCGACGAGCGGGTCGCCGAACTCGAAGCGCGGGTTCGCGAACTCCGGACCGAACTCGGCGACCCGCCCCGCGGCCCGCTCGGCCTGCCCCGACCGCCGACCCCGCGCGAAGTCCTGTCGTTCACGGGCGAGTACGCGATTCCGACCGCCATCGCGGTGCTTGAGGCCAACCTCCGCGCGCTGGAGGCGCTCCAGCAGGTGATTCGGGTCCTCGACCCCGACCGAAGCGTCGTGGACGAGGAGCGCGGCCGCCTCGAACGCCGGGCGGCCGACGCGAGCAGGGCGACCCTCGACCGACTGGAGGACGCGCTGGGCGAGGTCGAGACCGCGGTGCGCGAGAGCGACCTCCCCCGCGAGGACGAGGCCCGCGACATCCTCGAAGACGCCCGGCGAATCAACCGCGAGATACGCGACCGGGTCGAACGGAGTCGCAGGGAGGCCGACGAGGCCCGCGGTCGCGAGCGGAACCGAGACCGCGACTTCGAGGAGCGAAGCACCACCATCGAACTCGGCGACGCCGACGAGAACGGAGCCGACCGAGACGCCGAGGGCGACGCTGACGACGGGGACGACGGAGGTGACCGAGACGACGAGGACGACCCGGTCCGGGTCGACGTGGACGCCGAACTCGAATCCATCAAGGACGAGATTCACGACCGCGAGGAGAACCCGGACGATACGGCCGGACGCGAGGAGAGCGGGGGTGACGACGGGAGCGATTCGGACGAGGACGAGACCGGGGACCGACGCGGGGAACCCGCGGAGGGCGACGGTCCGACCGACGAATCGAACGGGTCGGACGACCCGGACGGCTCCTGATCACTCGGTGGCCTGCTCGCGACCCCGGAGTCGGCGGTAGGCCCGAACCGGAAGCGAGCGCCCGGGTCGTGTGGGTCGGCCCGCCGTCCACGCGACTCCGACCGCGAGCGCTCCCGCGGCGAACAGCGCGTAGTTGGCCGCGTCGTTCCCGGCGTACACGAGGTCCAGCGTGTAGAGCGCGGGGGTCGCGGGGTACAGCGGCATGACGCCCCACGGGGTCAGCACGTCGGCGAGGAGGTGGGCGACCATCGATGACGACCCGAGGAAGAACGCCCACGCGCCGCCCCGGACCGCGTCGCGCCGGGGGAGACGCCGCAGGTCGTTCGTCACCACGAACAGGCAGACGAGTCCGGCCGCGAGCGCGAACCACGCCGTGTGGGTCACCCCCCGGTGGACCACGAAGTCGAGTTCGGTGTCGAGGTCCGGGAGTCGGGTGTACACCAGCACGATGGCACCGCCGAACACCGCGTCCCGGGTGTATCCCCGCCGCAGGAGGGCGTATCCGGCGACAGCGTACAAGAGGAGCGCCATCCCGTAGTGACCCGGTGCGAACATACGACGAACCGGCCGCTATTTCAATGTTAATCTATCGATTCAAATAGTATCGACCGGATGTCACGCGGGATGGAGATGCGGGTCATCCTGCTCACCGCGGTCCTGCTGTTCGGCGCTGACAGACTGCCGACGCCACGTCGCGCGCGCGACGTGGCGTCGGACGACGAGTCCGAAAACGACCGCGCTGTCGGCTCACTTCCGAACGAGACCCTCGACGGTCCCCCGCATCGCCACCCCTCCGCCCTCCTTCTCGCAGACGACCGACGCCGCGAGGTCGTAGCGATTGTCCCGCTCCTCGACGCGCTCGATTTCTATCCGACAGACCACCGTCTCGCCGGTGTAGACCGGTCGGACGAACTCGAACGCCATCGACCGACCGAGGACTTCGAGGTCGCCGCCGATTTTCGTGGGCATCGTGGCCGTGAGCAGGCCGTGGACCAGCAGGCGTCCCTCCTCGTCGGGGTCGAGGTGGCGCGGTTGCTCGTCGCCGGAGAGGTCGGCGAACCGACGCACGTCCTCGGGCGTGAAAGTGCGTTCGAAGGTTCGAGTGTCGCCCTCCGAGGGTGGCGTCATCGGGATTCCCGTTCACACCGGTTCGAACCGGTAGCCGTCCCAGTCCTGACTCTCCTTCTCCCGGATTCCGGCCTCGGGGTCGCGCAGTTCCTCGGCGTACACCGGCCGGACCTCGTCGCCGATTTCGACCTCCGAATCCTCGACGACCTGCCCGATGGCGCGCACCGTCTCGGCTCCGTCGGACTCCGCCCCGCTCGACGAGGCGCTCTGCGCCTCGTCGAGCGAGAACTCCACGATTGCGAGCGTGTTGGGCTGACGGACCCCCGGCGGGGTCGCGGTGCTGGTCGTCCACGTCACGACCTCGCCGATTTCCTCGGCGAGTTCGACGGCCGATTCCTGTGGCTCTCCGCACTCCGGGCAGAGCTCGTGACCGGGGTACGTGAGGTGGCCGTTCGGACAGCGGTGTGCTTGCAGTGTCATCTCAGGGTTCCTCCAGAATGGTGGTGGTCACGCAGTTGCCGAATCCGCCGACGTTGCAGGCCAGACCGACCTCGGCCTCGACCTGCCGCGCCCCGGCGTCCCCGAGCAACTGCCGGTGGAGTTCGTACGCCTGTGCGACCCCGCTCGCGCCGAGGGGGTGGCCCTTCGACTTGAGGCCGCCGGAGGTGTTTATCGGGAGGTCGCCGTCGCGGTCGGTGACGCCCTCCTCGACCGCCTTCCAGCCCTCGCCCTGCTCGAAGAAGCCCACGGCCTCGCTCTGGAGGAATTCGAGGATGGTGAACATGTCGTGTAGCTCCGCCACGTCCACGTCGTCGGGACCCCTCCCGGCCATCTCGTAGGCCTGCTCGGAGCTCTCGACCGCGCCGCCCATCACCGTTGGGTCCTCGCGCTCGTGGACGACGTGGGTGTCGGTCGCGCCGCCGATGCCCGAGACGACGGTGTACTCGCCCTCGCCGACGTACTCTCTCGCCACCGACTCGGGACAGAACAGCAGGCCCGCGCTCCCGTCCGTGATGGGGCAGAAGTCGTAGAGTCGAAGCGGGTCGGCCACGATGGGCGAGTCCATCACCGTCTCCAAGTCCACTTCCTTGCGGAACTGGGCGTGAGGGTTGTCGAGACCGTTCTTGTGGTTCTTGACCGCCACCTTCGCCAGACTCTCGCGCGGGGCGTCGTACTCGTGGAGGTACCGTCGAGCCGTCAGGCCCGCGAAACTCGGGAGCGTCACGCCGTGCTTGTACTCGGCGGGATGCGTGAGCGAGGCGATTACGTCGGTGGCCTCCGCGGTGGTCCGGTGGGTCATCTTCTCGCCGCCGACCAGCAGGGTCATCTCGGAGGCCCCGGAAGCGACCGACTGCCACGCGGCGTAGATGCCCGCGCCGCCCGACGCGCTCGTCTGGTCGACGCGCTGGGTGTAGGCCGGGAGTGCGCCGAGGTCGTGGGCCAGGGCGTTGGGCACGCCGGTCTGGCCCTCGAACTCGCCGCTCGCCATGTTCGAGACGTACAGGTGTTCGACATCGTCGGGAGCCACGTCGGCGTCGGCGAGGCACTCGCGCCCGGCCTGCGCGAGGAGTTCGCGCACCCAGGCGTCGCGCTCGCCGAACTTCGTCATCGAGGCTCCGATGATCGCGACACGGTCCATACCCTTCCGATGACGAAGAAGGGGTTTATAATTCGGGGGTCGGCCTGCGTCGTCCCGGGAGGGGGAATTAAGCCCGCGCGGTCACATCGAACCGACCAGAGATGACGCGCGCGAACCCCGACGAGACGGTGACGGTCGAACTCCGGTTCTACGCGCCGTTCCGGGACGCGGTGGGCGAGAAGACGGTCGCGCTCGACCTCCCCGCGGGCGCGACGCTCGGCGACGCGCTCGCGCGCGTCGCCGAGCGCCACCCGGAAGTAGAGGGGAAGCTACTGGACGACGAAGGGGAAGTTCGCCGCGGCGTCCGGGCGCTCCGGAACGGAAACGAGCGCGCCGAGGCCGACGACCGACTCGACGACGGCGACGAGGTGAGCTTCACGACGCCGATTCACGGCGGATGAGAGCACCGGAAAATACAGTAGATAAATGGATAGACCACAATTCGATAGCACAATAGTAACATCTAATCCATGCCCCCATTTCGTGATATAATATCCAAATAAAAAATAGAAGTGATTGGACACAAAACAGATAAACGAATAGGAGATGTGTTAGGATAATGGATAGACGTATACCTTCAGCGACTCTCGGAATATTCGGGATAGTAGCATTACTCGCTCCGTCAGCCATAGACGGACTAATGTCTAACACCATTCCTTTCTTTCTCGGATTTGGGCCGGACTTCGTTCAACGGCTAGGAGCTACGTTCGTCATTTTGATAGCGACGAACGAACTCATCGTCGTCAGTAAAGTTCGACTCGAGGTGGCTCACGGGGTTTTGTCGATAGTTATGTTATCACTGCTCAGCCTTACCCTTCTCGGAACCGATATTCTCACCGAGGAGGGTACGCTACTGATTGTAAGTCATACGCTTCCGTATCTGTTCGCAATTGCCCGTACACGTCGACAGCGACTAAATAGTTCATTTCTATTCGTTGTCTTACCAATTGTTGGGTACATCGCCCTCGAAACATTCGACGGCGCTCCCCCAACCAGAGAAGCGGTCGTTATACCATTTATCGGGCTTCTATTCGGTTTACCACTCGCCGCAGTCGGCTGGGTCACGAGAAAACAAAGCAAATATAGTTCCGACTGAACTCAAACGTGCGCCTCAAAAAAGAGTGAGAATATTAGGGAGTTGAAAGTTCAGAGACCGATACGTTCCCGTGATTTCGGATGGCAAGTCCTTTCCTAACTGTTGCGGTCATCGTTGTGCGGGTATCTTTGATTTCTCCGTCTTTCTTTTCGACTCGGCGAGCTAGGATCTCTGCGTTCGTTTCTCCAACTTCAATCACGGTGCGTTCACCGTCTGGGATAGTATGGGACTTATTTGCGACCTCTGCTGTCACTGTAGCCGACCCCGCCTCCGGTCGGGTTTCTATGTTTGTGCTCGGGCGAGTAACAGCACTCTCAAGCATGACAGCACTTTTTGGTCGCATGTCCTCTTCAATCTGGGTTGTCAGTGAAGACGTTCGCTCGGATGGAATAGTGACCTCCGAGGCACTATCTTTTGGCTGTTTCCCGCCCGGAGCGACACCAGGGAACCGAATTACGTTTTCACTGCGTCCGTGAGATGCGACGACGGCGTTCGCTGACAGAATCCCATCTTTAAATTCGGGAAGAGAGTTCTCCATGAGGTAAAGGACCCCGTCTTCTACGTGGTAATCCTTCGGTGTACAGACGACACCATTTCGGGTACGGAGTCCACACTTGCTGGTATCTGTGATTTCTGCGACTGGTGTCGTTTCTACGAACCGTATCGTTTTACCGGTTTTTCGGGCAAGAACCTCGCTGGTAGACACACTACTAGTAAGGCCAGCCGCGACCGCGGCTTGAAGCACCGACCGTCGAGTTACAGTATTTTCTTCACTCATGTTAGTTTTCAGATTTTTTTGCCGAGTACAGGTACGACTGTAACGCACAGTGTGACAGTTCTTTCACATGACCACTCTTACTTTCTGAATGATTACACGCTCCCCACTCTTTCTGGGCTTTCGGATATCCACTTCCCATGATTGTAATTTTCCCATCTGTTTGTCGAGTACCGAGGCTATGTTCTTGATCCGGGTGTTCGTTCTTGACTTCTTTATCAGGAAACTGCTCAACGTAATCTTGGAGGTTTTCGTTCTCCATGTCGAGGAAACTGTGCCCGGGCTCGTGAAGCGGCCAGTTCTCTGCATAGTCCGTATCGTAGGATCTCCAACCTACAACACCGTTAGCACTTACTTTCCACCCAAAGTACTCCGGATTGTCTGATGGACCGGGGTCTGGGTTACAGTTATCAATATTGTACGATTCAGCCATGCCACCGTAGTCCGGACTCGTAACGAGAAGATGGAATCCGGCAACACTATTTTTGTTATTTTCCCCGTCTTTTTTTATCCAATTACAGAGAACGTCTTTTATTCCAACTCCACTTACATTTGGATGCTCGTCACTTCGTTCAATTCTGGCAACGTGTATCGCATCGTAATCAATGAGTTGGTCGCACAATTTCTTGAGATTCTCGATGTGTCTCGTAGCGAGCTTGTCTTGGTCTGACGTGTTCGGGTACACGTGGATGGCCAGTTCGGCACTACGGTCGTTGTCTTTGACCTTGTAGTATTTATTATCGTATGACACAAAGCGGTATAATTACCATAGAAATATAAACATAACTAAATTAAATAAGTATAATTCATACAAGTAATATATTTGTTGTATTATTATATTAGTATATTTTGAATAGATTCAATTTGACGTGCTAAATATAGTACTAGATGCGGCTCTCGGGCACCGTCCCGTCGTCGTTCCAGCCCCGGACCTGGTAGTACTTCGAGAGCGCGTCCTCGAAGTCCGGCAGGTCGTACGGGAGGGTGTCGTCGCTCCGGTCGAAGCCGCGCTGATTGTTGAAGTGGCGTTCGAGTTCGACGGTCCGCGCCCCGACCGCGAGCAGGTCCTCGTGGTCGGCGTCGAACAGGGCTTCGAGGCGCTCGGGGGTGACGTAGTCGCTGGAGAACGCACAGACGATGCCGCTGTCCTTGAACGCCGCGGCGTTCTCCGACTCGACGAGGTGGGCGGGCTTGCCCTCCAGCCCCTCGGGGTCGAGTTCGCCCGAGTACTCGTCGCCCAGAATCTCGGAGTACATGTGGTCGGCCCCGCTGTTGGAGGTGGCGTAGGAGAGGCCCTGTCCGTGGATGACCCGGCCGTCGTGGGCCGCGAACTCAAGCCCCTTCGACGACCAGTTCTCGACGCCGAGTTCGTCGTGGGCGCGGTCGACCCCCTCCGCGAGCAGGTCACCGACGCCCTCCCGGACCGCGATCTTCCGGACGAGGTCGTGGACCAACTCGGCGTTCCCGAACTCGTCTTCGGCCTTGAGGTACGCCGAGACGGTCACGCCGCAGGAGATGGTGTCGAGGCCGAACTCGTCGCAGAGGTCGTTGGACTTCATCACGTCCACGATATCGCCGACGCCCGCACAGGAGCCGAACGCCATCACGGTCTCGAACTCCGGCCCCTCGGTTTCGAGACCGGTCTCCTCGTCGCGGGTCGGGAGCTTACAGCCGTAGGCGCACTGCGAGCAGGTGCCCCGCTTGTACTTCTTGCCCTCGACCGCGTCGCCGCCGATCTTGTCGGCGTGCTCGAACGTGAACTCCGTGAAGTACCGGGTGGGGAGCGAGAACTCGTCGTTGATGAACTCCGTGCCGCCGGTCGTCCCCTGTCGCTTCATCAGGTCGTCGCTCTGGGCGGCCTCGCGGTGGACCTCCATCTGCACGTCGGGGACCTCGACCGCGGGCGCGGAGTCGCCCGCGAAGCTCACCGTCTTGACGCCCTTCGCGCCCAGCACCGCCCCGAGGCCCCCGCGGCCGAACGCCCGGGTGTCGGAGGTCATCAGGCAGGCGAACCGGACCTCGTTCTCGCCCGCCGGGCCGACGGTGACGAGGTTCTCGGCGTCGAGGCCGCGCTCGTCTCGCAGCCGGTCGGTGGTCGCCGAGACGGTCGCGCCTTCGAGGTCGGGCACCGCCTCGAACTCGACGCCCTCGTCGGTGACGTGGACCGCGAGCAGTTCGTCGCTCTCGCCGACGAACTCCACGACCGAGTGGCCGGTCTCGACGAAGTTCCGCGAGAGGTACCCGCCCGCGTTGGTCGAGCGGATGCCGCCGGTCAGCGGCGAGACCGACGTGGCGTTCATCCGGCCGGTGAAGCTCATCCGGGACTGCTGGAGCGGCCCCGACGAGAGGTACAGGCGGTTCTCCGGCCCGAGCGGGTCGGCGTCGAACGGAATCCGGTCGTGGGCCAGTTTGGTGGCGGCCCCCCGACCCCCGACGAACGAGTCGAGGACGTCGTCGATGGCCTCGGTGCGCGCCTCGCGTTCGCTCAGGTCGACGGTCAGCAGGGTGCCCTTCGCGCGTAGCATACGTGTAAAGAATCCGCACGGGACCGTAAAACCGGGGGTAGCGGTAGCCGGAACGGCGGGGTAGTTCGGGGTCGCCGGAACGGAGGGGAGTTCGGGTCGCCGGGGCCAGCGGCCCCGGCGACCCCCGTGAGACTCCGAATCCCGAGAAGCTATCAGCTTCCGGACCCGGGGAAGCCTGATGGTCGCGCGCCCGCTACGGTGGACCATGGGGGAAGACGAAGACATCGGCTCCGTCTCGGGGCTTCCGGACGAACTGGGAATCGACGAGGACCTCGGCCGGGCCGAACAGCGACTGTCGGTCCGGGTCGAGAAGCGAACCTACGGCAAGGCCGTCACCATCGTGGAGGGGTTCGACGACGCGTCGACCGACGTGTCGGAGCTGTCCTCGGACCTCAAGAGCAGGCTCGCGACCGGCGGCACGGTCGACGAGGGCCGCATCGAGTTGCAGGGCGACCACCGCGAGCGCGCGGCCGAGACCCTGCGCGAGAAGGGGTTCGCGGTCGAGGAGTAGGTCGGGGGAAAGAGCGCCGGGCTGCGGTCGAGGAGTAGGTGGCGGGCGAAGGCGAGCGCGGCGAACGCGGCGACGCCGCGTTCGCCGCGACCCCGACGTATTTGGTCCTCCCGCGCGCGACTCGAACCATGCTCCCGCGCGTCCACGTAATAGCGACCGGCGGCACCATCGCGAGCACGCCCGACGAGGACGGGGCGGCCCCCAGCCTCTCGGGCGAGGACCTCCTCGAATCCGTTCCGGACCTCTCGACCCACGCCGACCTGAGCGTCGAGTCGGTCTCGAAGGTACCCGGATTCGACGTAAATTTCGAGACGATGGCCCGCGCGGGCGAGCGCGCGAGCGCGGCGGTCGAGGACGGGGCCGACGCCGTCGTCGTCACCCACGGCACCGACACGATGGCCGAGACCGCCTACTTCCTCGACCTGACGCGCTCGCTCCCGGTTCCGGTCGTGGTCACCGGCGCACAGCGAAGACTCGACGAGCCGAGTTCCGACGCCCCGGCGAACCTGCTCGCGGCGGTCCGGGCCGCCACCCACCGCCGGGTCGAGGAGGGCGTCTACGTCGCCTTCGACGACGAACTCCACGCCGCCCGCGACGTGCGGAAGGTCCACACCCACGAGCTATCTGCGTTCAAATCGCCCAACGACGGCCCGGTCGCCACCCTGACCCGCGCCGGAATTCGGTTCCACCGCGAACCCCAAAGCGAGTCGGTGTACGTCCCCGCGCAGCGAACCGACGCCCGCGTCGAGATGGTCGTCTCGGCGGCGGGCGTCGACGGCGCGGGGGTCGAGCGCGCCGTGGCCGACGGCGCGGACGGCCTCGTAGTGGCCGGGACCGGCCTCGGAAACGCGACGAGCGAACTCGGCGAGGCGATAGTCGATGCGATGGACTCGGGCGTCCCGGTCGTCCTGACCTCTCGCTGTGGCGCGGGGTCCACGGGCGCGGTGTACGGCACCCCGGGCGGCGGAAAGACCCTGCAGGACGCGGGCGCTATCGCGGGCGGCGACCTCGCGCCGTGGAAGGCGCGGGTGAAGCTGGCGCTCGCGCTGGAGGCAGCGGAGCGTACCGAGGACGTGCCGCGGTACTTCCCCGACCCCGCCGAGTAGCCGTAACGGAAATTCGAGGGAGAACGGGGCGCGGTCGCGGCGAGGACCGCCGCGACCGCGCGTAATCGAGATTTCGAGCGACACGAAGACGCGATACCCGGCGGAATCGTCGCGTTACTCGGTTTCCTTCCGGATTACCGGCGTGAAGGGTCGGGGCCATTTAGGTCGGTCTGCGCCCATCTTCGGACGTAGTATGAAAACAAACAGCAATGTACGACAGCGGATGGTAGCCATCGGTCTCGTCCTGATAACCGTGGTCGGACTGGGGGTCGGCGTTGGCGCGTCCGGCGCGTTCCAGGACGATGGGGACGGCCAGGTCCGCATCGCGCACCTCTCGCCGGACGCTCCCGCAGTCGACGTGCTGGTCGACGGCGAGCCAGTCCTCGAAGGGGCCGAATACGGTGACGTGGGCGACTACACGAACCTCTCGGCTGGCGAGCACGACGTGACGATACAGACCAGCGAGAACGAGTCGGTCGTCTTCGAGGGGAACGTGACGGTCGAGTCCGACACGCAGTACACCGTCGCGGCCATCGGCGAGGTCAGCGAGGAGACATTCGACGTTGCGGTGTACGAGGACGACTTCGAGACCCCCGAGGAGGGTGACTCGTCGGTCCGACTCGTCCACGCCTCGCCCGACGCGCCCGCGGTGGACGTGACGGTCGCCGAGTCGGGCGACACGCTGTTCGACAACGCGTCGTTCGGCAACGCGACCGACTACGAGACCGTTCCGGCGGGCGAGTACACGCTCGAAATCCGTCCCGCGTCCGAGGACGACACCGAGGACCCCGTGACCACGGTCGACGTGACGCTCGAAAACGAGACGGTGTACTCGGCCATCGCGGCGGGCTACCTCTCGCCCGACGAGGCGGCGGCCGACCAGCCGTTCGAGGTCCTGCTCGTGACCGACTCGGGAGCCGAGATGGTGGATGAGGAGACGACGGAGGAGATGGACGAAGAGGAGACCGACGAGGAAGAGACGACCGAAGAGATGGACGAGGAGACCGAGACGACTACGGAAGCGTAATCACTCGCCGAACTTTTCGCGCTCCTCCTTCCGTAGCTCTATCCGCCGGATTTTCCCGCTGGAGGTCTTGGGAAGCTCTTCGACGTACTCGATTCTCCGGGGGTACTTGTACGGGGCCGTCTCCTCCTTCATGTACGACTGGAGTTCCTCGGTGAGGTCCTCGTCCCCGTCGTAGCCGTCGGCGAGGACGACGTAGGTCTTGACGACGTTGCCGCGCTCGTCGTGGGGGCTGGCGACCGCGGCGGCCTCCGCGACCGCCTCGTGGCCGACCAATGCGTCCTCGACCTCGAAGGGGCCGATGCGGTAGCCCGACGAGATGATGATGTCGTCGGCGCGACCCTCGAAAAAGAAATAGCCATCCTCGTCCTTCCGGGCGAGGTCGCCGGTCCGGTAGTAGTCGCCGTGGAACGTCCGTTCGTCCAACTCGGGCTTCTCGAAGTAGCCGTCGAAGATGGCGGGCGAATCGACCGGGACCGCGATTTCGCCGGTCTCGCCCGCGTCGACCTCCTCCTCGTCGGTCGTGTCGAGCAGGGTCACGTCGATGCCCGGCACGGGCTTGCCCATGCTTCCCGGCTTCACGTCGATGCCGGGGTAGTTGGTGACGAGCGCGACCGTCTCGGTCTGGCCGTAGCCGTCCCGCGGAGTGACGCCGAAGGCGTCCTCGAAGGCCTGAATCGGCTCGCGGTTGAGCGGTTCGCCCGCCGAGACGGCCTCGGTCAGCGCGAGGTCGTAGTCGTCGAGGTCGTCCTGCTGGGTGAACATCCGGTACTGGGTCGGCACCGCACAGAGGCGCGTGACCGCCTCCTCTTCGAGCAGGTCGAGGAAGGCGGCGGGCTCGAAATCGCCCTCGTAGACGAACTGGGGCGCGCCCGTGGTGAGCGCCACCCCGACCGGGCTCCAGAACCACTTCGCCCACCCGGTGCCGGTGGTCGCCCAGAGGAGTTC from Halorussus salilacus carries:
- a CDS encoding Zn-ribbon domain-containing OB-fold protein, with protein sequence MTLQAHRCPNGHLTYPGHELCPECGEPQESAVELAEEIGEVVTWTTSTATPPGVRQPNTLAIVEFSLDEAQSASSSGAESDGAETVRAIGQVVEDSEVEIGDEVRPVYAEELRDPEAGIREKESQDWDGYRFEPV
- a CDS encoding asparaginase, whose amino-acid sequence is MAGEGERGERGDAAFAATPTYLVLPRATRTMLPRVHVIATGGTIASTPDEDGAAPSLSGEDLLESVPDLSTHADLSVESVSKVPGFDVNFETMARAGERASAAVEDGADAVVVTHGTDTMAETAYFLDLTRSLPVPVVVTGAQRRLDEPSSDAPANLLAAVRAATHRRVEEGVYVAFDDELHAARDVRKVHTHELSAFKSPNDGPVATLTRAGIRFHREPQSESVYVPAQRTDARVEMVVSAAGVDGAGVERAVADGADGLVVAGTGLGNATSELGEAIVDAMDSGVPVVLTSRCGAGSTGAVYGTPGGGKTLQDAGAIAGGDLAPWKARVKLALALEAAERTEDVPRYFPDPAE
- a CDS encoding DUF7547 family protein; protein product: MDDRDESDRGDADDRRDSDDRRDPEDLDERVAELEARVRELRTELGDPPRGPLGLPRPPTPREVLSFTGEYAIPTAIAVLEANLRALEALQQVIRVLDPDRSVVDEERGRLERRAADASRATLDRLEDALGEVETAVRESDLPREDEARDILEDARRINREIRDRVERSRREADEARGRERNRDRDFEERSTTIELGDADENGADRDAEGDADDGDDGGDRDDEDDPVRVDVDAELESIKDEIHDREENPDDTAGREESGGDDGSDSDEDETGDRRGEPAEGDGPTDESNGSDDPDGS
- the yciH gene encoding stress response translation initiation inhibitor YciH, which gives rise to MGEDEDIGSVSGLPDELGIDEDLGRAEQRLSVRVEKRTYGKAVTIVEGFDDASTDVSELSSDLKSRLATGGTVDEGRIELQGDHRERAAETLREKGFAVEE
- a CDS encoding aldehyde ferredoxin oxidoreductase family protein yields the protein MLRAKGTLLTVDLSEREARTEAIDDVLDSFVGGRGAATKLAHDRIPFDADPLGPENRLYLSSGPLQQSRMSFTGRMNATSVSPLTGGIRSTNAGGYLSRNFVETGHSVVEFVGESDELLAVHVTDEGVEFEAVPDLEGATVSATTDRLRDERGLDAENLVTVGPAGENEVRFACLMTSDTRAFGRGGLGAVLGAKGVKTVSFAGDSAPAVEVPDVQMEVHREAAQSDDLMKRQGTTGGTEFINDEFSLPTRYFTEFTFEHADKIGGDAVEGKKYKRGTCSQCAYGCKLPTRDEETGLETEGPEFETVMAFGSCAGVGDIVDVMKSNDLCDEFGLDTISCGVTVSAYLKAEDEFGNAELVHDLVRKIAVREGVGDLLAEGVDRAHDELGVENWSSKGLEFAAHDGRVIHGQGLSYATSNSGADHMYSEILGDEYSGELDPEGLEGKPAHLVESENAAAFKDSGIVCAFSSDYVTPERLEALFDADHEDLLAVGARTVELERHFNNQRGFDRSDDTLPYDLPDFEDALSKYYQVRGWNDDGTVPESRI
- a CDS encoding GNAT family N-acetyltransferase gives rise to the protein MNLLRFLADHDSQVEAVTLRGPPDTRLLDEVEDPAMVTCEVKPGPMVRLVDVPAAVTALDYPDRTNAASAAFVLSVSDPLAEWNDRTFRIAVADGRATCEPTDADPDAEVGVSTLSQLFVGYHSVADAETLGDLELRDSTARETLEAMFPPTDVFLREGF
- a CDS encoding thiolase C-terminal domain-containing protein — its product is MDRVAIIGASMTKFGERDAWVRELLAQAGRECLADADVAPDDVEHLYVSNMASGEFEGQTGVPNALAHDLGALPAYTQRVDQTSASGGAGIYAAWQSVASGASEMTLLVGGEKMTHRTTAEATDVIASLTHPAEYKHGVTLPSFAGLTARRYLHEYDAPRESLAKVAVKNHKNGLDNPHAQFRKEVDLETVMDSPIVADPLRLYDFCPITDGSAGLLFCPESVAREYVGEGEYTVVSGIGGATDTHVVHEREDPTVMGGAVESSEQAYEMAGRGPDDVDVAELHDMFTILEFLQSEAVGFFEQGEGWKAVEEGVTDRDGDLPINTSGGLKSKGHPLGASGVAQAYELHRQLLGDAGARQVEAEVGLACNVGGFGNCVTTTILEEP
- a CDS encoding metal-dependent hydrolase, producing MFAPGHYGMALLLYAVAGYALLRRGYTRDAVFGGAIVLVYTRLPDLDTELDFVVHRGVTHTAWFALAAGLVCLFVVTNDLRRLPRRDAVRGGAWAFFLGSSSMVAHLLADVLTPWGVMPLYPATPALYTLDLVYAGNDAANYALFAAGALAVGVAWTAGRPTRPGRSLPVRAYRRLRGREQATE
- a CDS encoding MaoC/PaaZ C-terminal domain-containing protein, which translates into the protein MTPPSEGDTRTFERTFTPEDVRRFADLSGDEQPRHLDPDEEGRLLVHGLLTATMPTKIGGDLEVLGRSMAFEFVRPVYTGETVVCRIEIERVEERDNRYDLAASVVCEKEGGGVAMRGTVEGLVRK
- a CDS encoding ubiquitin-like small modifier protein 1 encodes the protein MTRANPDETVTVELRFYAPFRDAVGEKTVALDLPAGATLGDALARVAERHPEVEGKLLDDEGEVRRGVRALRNGNERAEADDRLDDGDEVSFTTPIHGG